Proteins encoded by one window of Capra hircus breed San Clemente chromosome 8, ASM170441v1, whole genome shotgun sequence:
- the ADAM29 gene encoding disintegrin and metalloproteinase domain-containing protein 29: MRIVPLLHCLGVFLFFTGHAQAENFQYRSPPEVVIPLKITGTSRGMKPPGRLSYSLHLGGQRHVFHMKVKKHLLSRHLPVFTYSEEGALLKDQPFVQNDCYYHGYVEGDPESLVALSTCLGGFRGLLQINNVVYEIKPMIFSTKFEHLVYKMESEETRFPTMKPGFVQEETVEHFEFQETGNFTLKQSHFEGWWIHSFFVEMAVVVDYTLYNYFKKNVSKVKEDLFAIVNIVDSIYQVFGMKVLLIGLEFWTQRNLVEIDAVQRALRDFCVWKANNIDARIEHDTTHIFMQKTLRGLSGIGFIAGMCRPHFSCAAVTFANKTLAIIGIAVAHHLGHNLGMTHDTILCVCSAGYNRCIMRHDNPPIAKFSNCSYSFFWGYGVQKAKCLRYTIYTKDIFSRKRCGNGVVEEGEECDCGSFQQCSKDACCLTNCSLSFGSVCAFGLCCKDCKFLPSGEMCRKEVNECDLPEWCNGSSHMCPDDVYVEDGIPCNDISYCYEKRCNDRNAHCRQIFGHTAKNANDNCYRQINTQGDRFGNCGTQGPTYLKCNMSDIFCGRIQCDNVAEIPLLTEHSTMHGTRFNSATCWGTDYHFGMGIPDIGEVRDGTECGPEHVCIGRKCVHISRLDSNCSPTFCNLRGICNNKHHCHCNYKWDPPNCVKRGDGGSVDSGPPPKRKKIPKIYVAIALFISLLILLCCLLLLCMRKKPKGKKGGNQPQEENPKQKTPSQRGR, encoded by the coding sequence ATGAGGATCGTACCCCTGCTACACTGCCTTggagtgtttctgttttttacagGACACGCTCAGGCTGAGAATTTTCAATATCGCAGTCCCCCAGAAGTGGTCATTCCTTTGAAGATAACTGGCACTAGCAGAGGCATGAAGCCTCCAGGTCGGCTCTCTTACAGCCTGCATTTAGGGGGTCAGAGACACGTTTTCCACATGAAGGTCAAGAAACATTTGCTGTCCAGACACCTCCCAGTGTTCACCTACTCAGAAGAGGGTGCTCTCCTGAAGGACCAACCTTTTGTCCAGAATGACTGCTACTATCATGGTTATGTGGAGGGGGACCCAGAATCCCTTGTTGCTCTCAGTACCTGTCTTGGTGGCTTTCGAGGATTATTACAGATAAATAATGTTGTTTATGAAATTAAGCCCATGATTTTTTCTACCAAATTTGAACACCTGGTGTATAAAATGGAGAGTGAAGAGACCCGATTCCCAACTATGAAACCTGGTTTTGTGCAAGAGGAAACTGTAGAGCATTTTGAGTTTCAAGAGACTGGTAATTTTACTCTGAAACAAAGTCATTTTGAAGGCTGGTGGATCCATTCATTCTTTGTTGAAATGGCAGTGGTGGTAGACTATActctatataattattttaaaaagaatgtctcaaaggTGAAGGAAGATTTATTTGCTATTGTAAATATAGTGGATTCCATTTATCAGGTATTTGGTATGAAGGTGCTACTAATTGGTTTGGAGTTCTGGACTCAAAGAAACCTTGTTGAAATAGATGCTGttcagagagctctgagagatTTTTGCGTCTGGAAGGCTAATAACATTGATGCTCGCATAGAACATGATACTACACATATTTTtatgcagaagacattaagaggaCTAAGTGGTATAGGCTTTATCGCAGGAATGTGCAGACCACACTTCAGCTGCGCAGCTGTTACTTTTGCAAACAAAACCTTGGCCATTATTGGAATTGCAGTGGCTCATCATTTAGGTCATAATTTGGGAATGACTCATGAtactatattgtgtgtgtgttcagcagGTTACAATAGATGTATAATGCGTCATGACAACCCACCAATAGCGAAGTTTAGCAACTgtagttattcttttttttggggATATGGTGTACAGAAGGCAAAATGTTTGCGGTACACTATATACACAAAGGACATATTTTCAAGGAAGCGCTGTGGAAATGGTGTTGTTGAAGAAGGAGAAGAGTGTGACTGTGGATCTTTTCAGCAGTGTTCAAAAGATGCCTGTTGTCTGACAAACTGCAGTCTGAGTTTTGGGTCTGTTTGTGCTTTTGGGCTTTGTTGCAAGGACTGTAAGTTCTTGCCATCAGGAGAAATGTGTAGAAAGGAGGTCAATGAATGTGATCTTCCAGAGTGGTGCAATGGATCATCCCATATGTGCCCAGATGATGTATATGTAGAGGATGGAATTCCCTGTAATGACATTTCTTACTGCTATGAAAAGAGATGCAATGATCGCAAtgcacactgcaggcagatttttggccacacagcaaAGAATGCAAACGACAACTGCTACAGACAAATAAACACTCAAGGTGACCGTTTCGGCAATTGTGGAACCCAGGGCCCTACCTATCTAAAGTGCAATATGTCGGACATCTTCTGTGGAAGAATTCAGTGTGATAATGTGGCAGAAATTCCTCTTCTGACAGAGCATTCTACAATGCATGGAACTCGCTTTAACAGTGCCACCTGCTGGGGTACAGACTACCATTTTGGGATGGGCATACCTGATATTGGCGAAGTGAGAGATGGCACAGAGTGTGGCCCAGAACATGTCTGCATTGGAAGGAAGTGTGTCCATATCTCTCGCCTGGATAGTAATTGTTCACCTACGTTCTGTAACTTGAGGGGGATCTGCAACAATAAACATCACTGCCACTGCAACTATAAGTGGGACCCTCCTAACTGCGTAAAACGAGGCGATGGAGGTAGTGTTGACAGTGGCCCACCacctaagagaaagaaaatacccaAGATTTACGTGGCAATagcattatttatttcattgttaattttattatgtTGTCTTCTGTTGCTTTGTATGAGGAAAAAGCCTAAGGGAAAAAAGGGGGGAAATCAGCCTCAAGAGGAAAATCCGAAGCAAAAAACTCCGAGTCAACGTGGGAGATAA